The Microbacterium sp. KUDC0406 genome includes a window with the following:
- a CDS encoding MraY family glycosyltransferase: MKQYLFTVILTAAVTFALSWAVWKLSLKYKLYPGIRERDVHTKPTPRLGGVAIFLGIVAAIAASAANPFFDIMWVPPRTMWSILGAMLLIALVGVLDDLWDLDWFIKLGVQFLAAGIITVGAGLQILSLPFGEMILVSSWVSIGVTMLAIVVVMNAVNFIDGLDGLVAGVCLIANGVFFIYAYTLTRDSGASSYFNLATFLAAALIGACLGFLPLNWSPAKLFMGDSGALVIGLLMATSAVALTGQMPSNAFDPEQFGRSQLLGAFIPILLPVVIVMLPLLDFGLAVFRRMRAGKSPFSPDRLHLHHRMLDLGHRDRDAVLIFYAWTAVISIAVLLMYIATREDWPGGYLVGVVFGVIGIIACLVVTFNPSRQKHRTPEKS, encoded by the coding sequence GTGAAGCAGTACCTCTTCACGGTCATCCTGACAGCCGCGGTCACCTTCGCGCTGTCCTGGGCGGTCTGGAAGCTGAGCCTGAAGTACAAGCTCTATCCGGGCATCCGTGAGAGGGATGTGCACACCAAGCCCACGCCGCGCCTCGGCGGCGTGGCGATCTTCCTCGGCATCGTGGCGGCCATCGCCGCCTCCGCGGCCAATCCGTTCTTCGACATCATGTGGGTGCCGCCGCGCACGATGTGGTCGATCCTCGGCGCCATGCTGCTGATCGCCCTGGTCGGCGTGCTCGACGACCTCTGGGATCTGGACTGGTTCATCAAGCTCGGTGTGCAGTTCCTCGCGGCGGGCATCATCACCGTCGGCGCCGGGCTGCAGATCCTGTCGCTGCCGTTCGGAGAGATGATCCTCGTCTCCAGCTGGGTCAGCATCGGCGTGACGATGCTCGCGATCGTCGTGGTGATGAACGCGGTGAACTTCATCGACGGCCTGGACGGCCTGGTCGCGGGGGTCTGCCTGATCGCCAACGGCGTGTTCTTCATCTACGCGTACACGCTCACCCGTGACTCCGGAGCCTCCAGCTACTTCAACCTCGCGACCTTCCTCGCCGCCGCGCTGATCGGAGCCTGCCTGGGCTTCCTGCCGCTGAACTGGAGCCCCGCGAAGCTGTTCATGGGCGACTCGGGAGCGCTGGTGATCGGACTGCTGATGGCGACGTCGGCTGTCGCTCTCACCGGGCAGATGCCGTCGAACGCCTTCGACCCCGAGCAGTTCGGCCGCTCGCAGCTGCTGGGTGCGTTCATCCCGATCCTGCTGCCGGTGGTGATCGTGATGCTGCCGCTGCTCGACTTCGGTCTCGCGGTGTTCCGCCGGATGCGGGCCGGCAAGTCGCCCTTCTCACCCGACCGCCTGCACCTGCATCATCGAATGCTCGATCTCGGCCACCGCGACCGCGACGCCGTGCTGATCTTCTACGCCTGGACCGCGGTGATCTCGATCGCCGTGCTGCTGATGTACATCGCCACGCGCGAGGACTGGCCAGGCGGATACCTGGTCGGCGTCGTCTTCGGCGTGATCGGCATCATCGCCTGCCTCGTGGTCACGTTCAACCCGTCCCGCCAGAAGCACCGAACACCGGAGAAGTCATGA
- a CDS encoding L-threonylcarbamoyladenylate synthase, translating to MSSVFDCSDEADLLAGMRHARQAIARGELVVLPTDTVYGVAADAFSPAAVRRLLEAKGRGRDMPPPVLVAGQAALAALVESIPEPVQRLVDEFWPGGLTIILPSQPSLAWDLGDTLGTVAVRMPDHRIALELLEETGPLAVSSANLTGKDVAISAADAEQMLGDSVSVYLDGGLSENGIASTIIDCTSLADPTAETPLVRILRQGAISRKSLEVVLGDLLEPEALPDEVSAEEGGAPREGVEDGTGAPDGAA from the coding sequence ATGTCTTCCGTCTTCGATTGCAGCGATGAGGCCGACCTCCTCGCCGGTATGCGCCATGCCCGTCAGGCCATCGCCAGGGGCGAGCTCGTCGTCCTCCCCACCGACACCGTCTACGGCGTCGCGGCGGACGCGTTCTCGCCAGCCGCGGTGCGCCGTCTTCTCGAGGCGAAGGGTCGCGGGCGCGACATGCCTCCGCCCGTGCTCGTCGCCGGCCAGGCTGCCCTGGCAGCGCTCGTCGAGAGCATCCCGGAGCCCGTGCAGCGGCTGGTCGACGAGTTCTGGCCGGGCGGGCTGACGATCATCCTGCCCTCCCAGCCCTCCCTGGCGTGGGATCTCGGAGACACCCTCGGCACGGTCGCGGTGCGGATGCCGGACCATCGGATCGCCCTGGAGCTGCTGGAGGAGACCGGCCCGCTGGCGGTGTCCAGCGCGAACCTCACGGGCAAGGACGTCGCGATCTCCGCCGCCGATGCCGAGCAGATGCTCGGCGACAGCGTTTCGGTGTACCTGGACGGCGGGCTCAGCGAGAACGGCATCGCGTCCACGATCATCGACTGCACCTCTCTCGCCGACCCGACCGCGGAGACGCCGCTCGTGCGGATCCTGCGCCAGGGCGCGATCAGCAGGAAGAGCCTGGAGGTCGTGCTCGGCGACCTGCTCGAGCCGGAGGCGCTGCCCGACGAGGTCTCCGCCGAGGAAGGCGGAGCGCCCCGGGAGGGCGTCGAGGACGGGACCGGGGCTCCGGACGGCGCCGCGTGA